In Phenylobacterium zucineum HLK1, one DNA window encodes the following:
- a CDS encoding NUDIX domain-containing protein has translation MPAPQFGRPEPGRSYRDRPAAFGIVERDGRIAVVRVAKPGHPAWIDLPGGALDPGESAEQAVVREYGEETGLKVAAGEAYARADQMFVNTDGEAFNNRATFFRLSLQGEDPALKIEDDHALAWLDPQEALTALRHEAHAWAVAAWLRLRARA, from the coding sequence ATGCCGGCCCCGCAGTTCGGCCGCCCCGAGCCCGGCCGCAGCTACAGGGACCGTCCCGCCGCCTTCGGGATCGTCGAGCGCGACGGCCGGATCGCCGTGGTGCGCGTCGCGAAGCCCGGCCATCCGGCCTGGATCGACCTGCCCGGCGGCGCCCTCGATCCCGGCGAGAGCGCCGAGCAGGCCGTGGTGCGCGAGTACGGCGAGGAGACCGGGCTGAAGGTCGCGGCCGGCGAGGCCTACGCCCGCGCCGACCAGATGTTCGTCAACACCGACGGCGAGGCGTTCAACAACCGCGCCACGTTCTTCCGGCTGTCGCTGCAGGGCGAGGACCCGGCCCTGAAGATTGAGGACGACCATGCGCTGGCGTGGCTGGACCCGCAGGAGGCGCTCACCGCCCTGCGCCACGAGGCCCACGCCTGGGCCGTCGCCGCATGGCTGAGATTGCGCGCGCGCGCCTGA
- a CDS encoding ABC-type transport auxiliary lipoprotein family protein — translation MTTIRLGALAALALSLSLSLGGCALLGGGEKATLYRFGQPALGGSEPAAAAPAAAEVPVFRVNGAFQREAAGDRILTVTGGKVAYIAETRWVAPASTLFNQAVTAAFDASPGPVRLIPRGEPAPAQYVLRLDVRNFETHYDRGGKAAPMVLVRVRAALARGGEGSTDRLFEAQVRASGNRVSSIVEAYDEAVAEVLGEITAWTNGQVSPAA, via the coding sequence ATGACGACGATCCGCCTGGGCGCGCTGGCCGCCCTCGCCCTCTCCCTCTCGCTCTCCCTCGGGGGCTGCGCTCTCCTGGGCGGGGGCGAGAAGGCCACGCTGTACCGCTTCGGCCAGCCGGCGCTGGGCGGGAGCGAGCCGGCCGCCGCCGCGCCGGCCGCGGCGGAGGTCCCGGTGTTCCGGGTCAACGGCGCCTTCCAGCGGGAGGCCGCGGGCGACCGCATCCTGACCGTCACGGGCGGCAAGGTGGCCTACATCGCCGAGACCCGCTGGGTGGCGCCCGCCTCCACCCTGTTCAACCAGGCGGTGACGGCGGCGTTCGACGCCTCGCCCGGACCCGTGCGGCTGATCCCGCGCGGCGAGCCGGCGCCGGCGCAGTACGTCCTGCGCCTCGACGTGCGCAACTTCGAGACCCACTACGACCGCGGCGGCAAGGCCGCGCCCATGGTGCTGGTGCGGGTGCGGGCGGCCCTGGCGCGCGGCGGGGAAGGCTCGACGGACCGCCTGTTCGAGGCCCAGGTCCGCGCGAGCGGCAACCGCGTCTCGTCGATCGTCGAGGCCTACGACGAGGCCGTCGCCGAGGTGCTGGGCGAGATCACGGCCTGGACCAACGGGCAGGTCTCGCCGGCCGCCTGA
- a CDS encoding ABC transporter ATP-binding protein has translation MGEDELLEGDGPAIEVRGLRSQFGDHVVHKDLDLTVRRGEIMGVVGGSGSGKSVLLNTIIGLKAPEDGQVKVLGADISTASRRKWSALERSWGVLFQAGALFSNLTVKENVAAPMQEHTNLSRKEIDELATLKIALVGLRPDAGALKPSELSGGMRKRVGLARALALDPELLFLDEPTAGLDPIGAAAFDALILDLSRSLDLTVFMITHDLDTLYEITDRVAVIADKTVVATAPVKELEKADHPWIREYFLGPRGRAAKAAKAGDKG, from the coding sequence CTGGGCGAGGACGAGCTGCTGGAGGGCGACGGCCCGGCCATCGAGGTGCGCGGCCTGCGCTCGCAGTTCGGCGACCACGTCGTCCACAAGGACCTGGACCTCACCGTCCGCCGGGGCGAGATCATGGGCGTCGTCGGCGGCTCGGGCTCGGGCAAGTCGGTGCTGCTGAACACCATCATCGGGCTGAAGGCGCCCGAGGACGGCCAGGTGAAGGTGCTGGGCGCCGACATCTCCACGGCCTCGCGCCGCAAGTGGTCGGCGCTGGAGCGCAGCTGGGGCGTCCTGTTCCAGGCGGGCGCCCTGTTCTCGAACCTGACGGTGAAGGAGAACGTGGCCGCGCCGATGCAGGAGCACACGAACCTCTCCCGTAAGGAGATCGACGAGCTCGCCACGCTGAAGATCGCCCTCGTGGGCCTGCGCCCCGACGCCGGGGCCCTGAAGCCGTCGGAGCTGTCGGGCGGCATGCGCAAGCGCGTCGGCCTGGCGCGCGCCCTGGCCCTGGATCCCGAGCTGCTGTTCCTCGACGAGCCCACCGCGGGCCTCGACCCGATCGGGGCGGCCGCGTTCGACGCCCTGATCCTGGACCTGTCGCGGAGCCTGGACCTGACGGTGTTCATGATCACCCACGACCTCGACACGCTGTATGAGATCACCGACCGGGTGGCCGTGATCGCCGACAAGACGGTGGTCGCGACCGCGCCGGTGAAGGAATTGGAGAAGGCGGACCATCCCTGGATCCGCGAGTATTTCCTCGGTCCCCGCGGCCGGGCCGCCAAGGCGGCCAAGGCGGGCGACAAGGGATGA
- the folD gene encoding bifunctional methylenetetrahydrofolate dehydrogenase/methenyltetrahydrofolate cyclohydrolase FolD, giving the protein MTAKIIDGKVLAERLRGQVADEVARLRADYRLQPGLAVVLVGEDPASQVYVRSKGEHSLAVGMHSVTHRLPADTRQDELLRLVAELNADPLIHGILVQLPLPKHLDEKAVIAAISPDKDVDGLHVVNAGRLASGLPALVPCTPLGCLIMLRETLGDLTGKRAVVVGRSLLVGKPVAQLLLQADCTVTIAHSRTVDLPAVCREADILVAAVGRPRMIRGDWIKPGATVIDVGINRVPFDDPEKAAQGKTKLVGDVHYKEALQVAGAVTPVPGGVGLMTVACLLQNTVTAAKRLAGIEG; this is encoded by the coding sequence ATGACGGCGAAGATCATCGACGGCAAGGTCCTGGCCGAGCGCCTGCGCGGCCAGGTGGCGGACGAGGTGGCGCGGCTGCGCGCCGACTACAGGCTCCAGCCGGGCCTGGCGGTGGTGCTGGTGGGCGAGGATCCCGCCTCCCAGGTCTATGTGCGGTCCAAGGGCGAGCACTCCCTGGCCGTGGGCATGCACTCGGTCACCCACCGGCTGCCGGCCGACACCCGGCAGGACGAGCTGCTGCGCCTGGTCGCCGAGCTCAACGCCGACCCGCTGATCCACGGCATCCTGGTCCAGCTTCCGCTGCCGAAGCACCTGGACGAGAAGGCGGTGATCGCCGCCATCAGCCCCGACAAGGACGTCGACGGCCTGCATGTGGTCAACGCCGGGCGCCTGGCCAGCGGCCTGCCGGCGCTGGTGCCCTGCACCCCGCTGGGCTGCCTCATCATGCTGCGCGAGACCCTCGGCGACCTGACGGGCAAGCGCGCCGTCGTCGTCGGCCGCTCGCTGCTGGTGGGCAAGCCGGTGGCCCAGCTCCTGCTGCAGGCCGACTGCACCGTCACCATCGCCCACTCCCGCACCGTCGACCTGCCCGCCGTCTGCCGCGAGGCCGACATCCTGGTGGCCGCCGTGGGCCGTCCGCGGATGATCCGCGGCGACTGGATCAAGCCGGGGGCGACGGTGATCGACGTGGGCATCAATCGCGTGCCGTTCGACGATCCCGAGAAGGCCGCCCAGGGCAAGACCAAGCTGGTCGGCGACGTCCACTACAAGGAGGCGCTGCAGGTCGCCGGCGCGGTGACCCCCGTCCCCGGCGGCGTCGGCCTGATGACCGTCGCCTGCCTGCTGCAGAACACCGTCACGGCCGCCAAGCGCCTGGCCGGCATCGAGGGCTAG
- a CDS encoding glutathione S-transferase family protein encodes MEIYGDSKSGNCLKVKWTADYLGRPYRWIELDVLKGESRTPQFLAINPAGQVPTVVLPGGQPLAQSNAIILHLAEGSDLIPDAAYDRARMLEWMFWEQYSHEPYVAVARFQVRYLGKDPADLDPKLVERGQAALQRLEDGLVASPFLVGERLSLADVALVAYTRMAGEGGFRLADYPRVQAWIGRVEPALGIA; translated from the coding sequence ATGGAAATCTATGGGGACTCCAAGTCGGGGAACTGCCTGAAGGTGAAGTGGACGGCCGACTACCTGGGCCGGCCCTACCGCTGGATCGAGCTGGACGTGCTGAAGGGCGAGTCCCGCACGCCGCAGTTCCTGGCGATCAATCCGGCCGGCCAGGTCCCCACGGTGGTCCTGCCGGGCGGGCAGCCGCTGGCCCAGTCGAACGCCATCATCCTGCACCTCGCCGAGGGCTCGGACCTGATCCCCGACGCGGCCTACGACCGCGCCCGGATGCTGGAGTGGATGTTCTGGGAGCAGTACAGCCACGAGCCCTATGTCGCCGTCGCCCGCTTCCAGGTGCGCTACCTGGGCAAGGACCCGGCCGACCTCGATCCCAAGCTGGTGGAGCGCGGGCAGGCCGCCCTGCAGCGGCTGGAGGACGGCCTCGTCGCCTCGCCGTTCCTGGTGGGCGAGCGCCTCAGCCTCGCCGACGTCGCGCTGGTGGCCTACACCCGCATGGCCGGGGAGGGCGGCTTCCGCCTCGCCGACTATCCGCGCGTCCAGGCCTGGATCGGCCGCGTCGAGCCGGCGCTCGGCATCGCCTGA
- a CDS encoding phospholipase C/P1 nuclease family protein yields MKRLLPLALAGALAAPLAAAPTAALAWGSAGHRMAGEAAARALPPQLPAFLRSRDGVREIGELSREPDRSKGSGKIHDHDRDAAHFVDIDEAGRVLGGPPFAPLQATRNDYETALRAHQLDTPKAGYLQFAIVDRYQQLTTDFAYWRVLKAAEANPAWKKNRAWFKADRKRREGLILRTLGELSHFVADGGQPLHTSIHYNGWGDYPNPQGFTTARIHGPFEGDVVKAGVRPAAVEARVAPFRSCACPIEQRVADYLLASNRWTVPLYELEKAGGLTPGDPRGAAFATERLAVGASELRDLVVEAWDASARHKVGWRPVAVQDVLAGKVDPWPALYGID; encoded by the coding sequence ATGAAACGTCTCCTCCCGCTGGCCCTCGCCGGCGCGCTCGCCGCGCCCCTGGCCGCCGCCCCGACCGCCGCCCTCGCCTGGGGCAGCGCCGGCCACCGCATGGCCGGCGAGGCCGCGGCGCGCGCCCTGCCGCCGCAGCTCCCGGCCTTCCTGCGCAGCCGGGACGGCGTGCGCGAGATCGGCGAGCTGTCGCGCGAGCCCGACCGCTCCAAGGGCTCGGGGAAGATCCACGACCACGACCGCGACGCGGCCCACTTCGTGGACATCGACGAGGCGGGCAGGGTGCTGGGCGGCCCGCCGTTCGCCCCCCTGCAGGCCACCCGCAACGACTACGAGACCGCGCTGCGGGCCCACCAGCTCGACACGCCCAAGGCCGGCTACCTGCAGTTCGCCATCGTCGACCGCTACCAGCAGCTGACCACCGACTTCGCCTACTGGCGCGTGCTGAAGGCGGCCGAAGCCAATCCCGCCTGGAAGAAGAACCGCGCCTGGTTCAAGGCCGACCGCAAGCGCCGCGAGGGTCTGATCCTGCGCACCCTCGGCGAGCTGTCGCACTTCGTCGCCGACGGCGGCCAGCCGCTGCACACCTCGATCCACTACAACGGCTGGGGCGACTATCCGAACCCGCAGGGGTTCACCACCGCCCGCATCCACGGCCCCTTCGAGGGCGATGTGGTGAAGGCCGGCGTCCGGCCGGCCGCCGTCGAGGCCAGGGTCGCCCCCTTCCGGTCCTGCGCCTGTCCCATCGAGCAGCGGGTGGCGGACTACCTGCTGGCCAGCAACCGCTGGACCGTGCCGCTCTACGAGCTGGAGAAGGCGGGGGGCCTGACGCCCGGCGACCCGCGCGGCGCGGCCTTCGCCACCGAGCGCCTCGCCGTCGGCGCCTCGGAGCTGCGCGATCTCGTGGTCGAGGCCTGGGACGCCAGCGCCCGCCACAAGGTCGGCTGGCGCCCCGTGGCCGTGCAGGACGTGCTGGCGGGCAAGGTCGATCCCTGGCCCGCCCTCTACGGGATCGACTGA
- a CDS encoding MlaD family protein, which yields MEKNANYALVGLSTLILVAALAIFIVWLARFQFAQANDTYDILFQGPVRGLSEGGEVQFNGIKVGEVTKIALDRTNPSRVIARVQVTSDVPIRVDSYATLEPQGITGVNYIQITAGTPSRPLLKDEAQKRCEREGIGIGRECIPVLRSQRSTLSDLLEGGGTVLTRTIEALDRVNRVLSDENIKTFSAALSDTQAVTAELRERKAIIADAQQALQRVEEATAEITLLTRSTRDLIETDGRRTTRNLADAAEEARAAAADVRTMVGRLQGPTTDFATNGLPQITASVSQLQETAESLERLLNELQSRGIAGSVSKRSEEVKVPQ from the coding sequence ATGGAGAAGAACGCCAACTACGCGCTCGTGGGCCTGTCCACCCTGATCCTGGTGGCGGCCCTGGCCATCTTCATCGTCTGGCTGGCGCGGTTCCAGTTCGCCCAGGCGAACGACACCTACGACATCCTCTTCCAGGGCCCGGTGCGCGGCCTCTCCGAGGGCGGCGAGGTGCAGTTCAACGGCATCAAGGTCGGCGAGGTCACCAAGATCGCCCTCGACCGCACCAACCCCAGCCGGGTGATCGCCCGGGTGCAGGTGACCTCGGACGTGCCGATCCGGGTGGATTCCTACGCCACCCTCGAGCCGCAGGGGATCACCGGGGTGAACTACATCCAGATCACCGCCGGCACGCCGTCCAGGCCGCTGCTGAAGGACGAGGCCCAGAAGCGCTGCGAGCGCGAGGGGATCGGCATCGGCCGAGAGTGCATCCCCGTGCTGCGCAGCCAGCGCAGCACCCTGTCGGACCTGCTGGAGGGCGGCGGCACCGTGCTGACGCGCACCATCGAGGCCCTGGACCGGGTGAACCGGGTCCTGTCCGACGAGAACATCAAGACGTTCTCGGCCGCGCTGTCCGACACCCAGGCGGTCACCGCCGAGCTGCGCGAGCGCAAGGCGATCATCGCCGACGCCCAGCAGGCGCTGCAGCGGGTCGAGGAGGCCACCGCCGAGATCACCCTGCTGACCCGCTCCACGCGCGACCTGATCGAGACCGACGGGCGGCGCACGACCCGCAACCTGGCCGACGCCGCCGAGGAGGCCCGAGCCGCCGCCGCCGACGTGCGGACCATGGTCGGCCGCCTGCAGGGGCCGACGACGGACTTCGCCACCAACGGCCTGCCGCAGATCACCGCCTCGGTGAGCCAGCTGCAGGAGACGGCCGAGTCGCTGGAGCGTCTGCTCAACGAGCTGCAGTCGCGCGGCATCGCCGGGTCGGTGTCCAAGAGGTCCGAGGAAGTGAAGGTGCCCCAATGA
- a CDS encoding ABC transporter permease, whose amino-acid sequence MERPAEFTLQPATDRPTVALTGDWTARALGGAGTALAEALDGLTNIAIDLSGVRRLDTAGAYAVVRAAGPAFDASKVEARPEVRRLLEVVDEAARIQPAVRQEPKGFHDLTIRVGKGVVGFGHDFIDTMGFLGHLLVVLARSLVLLFVNPRKIRWPALVSIMERAGLDAIPVVAVATFFIGAVVAFIGADMLQQFGAEVFAVELIGISMMREFNIVITAVLLAGRSASSFAAEIGSMKMSQEIDAMKVMGIDPFEALVFPRFAALLITIPLLTFVATLAGLLGGIVVTWSVLGLGPAFFLQRIVDNVGVDHFWIALSKAPVMAGVIAGIGCRQGLETGGDVESLGRRVTAAVVHAIFAIIVIDAIFAMIYMELGL is encoded by the coding sequence ATGGAGAGACCCGCCGAGTTCACCCTGCAGCCCGCGACGGATCGTCCGACCGTGGCCCTCACCGGCGACTGGACGGCCCGCGCGCTGGGCGGCGCAGGGACGGCGCTGGCCGAGGCGCTGGACGGCCTGACCAACATCGCCATCGACCTGAGCGGGGTGCGCCGGCTGGACACCGCCGGCGCCTATGCGGTGGTGCGCGCCGCCGGGCCGGCGTTCGACGCGTCGAAGGTCGAGGCCCGCCCCGAGGTCCGCCGCCTGCTGGAGGTGGTGGACGAGGCCGCGCGCATCCAGCCGGCGGTGCGCCAGGAGCCGAAGGGCTTCCACGACCTGACGATCCGCGTCGGCAAGGGCGTGGTGGGCTTCGGCCACGACTTCATCGACACCATGGGCTTCCTCGGCCACCTGCTGGTGGTCCTGGCCCGCAGCCTCGTCCTGCTGTTCGTGAATCCGCGGAAGATCCGCTGGCCGGCGCTGGTCTCGATCATGGAGCGAGCCGGCCTGGACGCCATCCCGGTGGTGGCCGTGGCGACGTTCTTCATCGGCGCGGTGGTCGCCTTCATCGGCGCCGACATGCTCCAGCAGTTCGGGGCCGAGGTGTTCGCCGTGGAGCTGATCGGCATCTCGATGATGCGCGAGTTCAACATCGTCATCACCGCCGTGCTGCTGGCGGGCCGGTCCGCCTCGAGCTTCGCCGCCGAGATCGGCTCGATGAAGATGAGCCAGGAGATCGACGCCATGAAGGTGATGGGCATCGATCCGTTCGAGGCCCTCGTCTTCCCGCGCTTCGCCGCCCTGCTGATCACCATCCCGCTGCTGACCTTCGTGGCCACCCTGGCCGGCCTGCTGGGCGGCATCGTGGTGACCTGGTCGGTGCTGGGCCTGGGCCCCGCGTTCTTCCTGCAGCGGATCGTCGACAACGTCGGCGTGGACCACTTCTGGATCGCGCTGTCGAAGGCCCCGGTGATGGCCGGGGTGATCGCCGGCATCGGCTGTCGCCAGGGGTTGGAGACGGGCGGCGACGTGGAGTCCCTGGGCCGGCGGGTGACGGCGGCCGTGGTGCACGCCATCTTCGCGATCATCGTCATCGATGCGATCTTCGCCATGATCTACATGGAGCTCGGCCTGTGA
- a CDS encoding patatin-like phospholipase family protein has translation MPLSPDAPRRPLRPRRRAPPPPPGAAADPAGFPGVRLSLVDDLEAAARFFQLSRNGAGHAADAPIQVLALSGGGAGGAFGAGALVGLTRSGERPTFDLVTGVSTGALIAPFAFLGPDWDARLADAYTGGYAAEMLGLAAVRPGPSLYPAERLAGLVARYVDEALLAAVAEAHRGGRRLLAATANLDAQTTCIWDLGAIAARGGPEALALFADVLVASASVPGVFPPKLIRVESGGETYEEMHVDGGAISPLFVVPEPLILRKAQNRPLARAEVYVLINTALDPSPRPTPLGVVPVLVRSFELMLRSTYRGALRSVAAFCELNGFLLHSAWIPADWDGANMLRFDREAMSRMFAHGAEMAQQGRLWRED, from the coding sequence ATGCCGCTTTCCCCCGACGCCCCCCGCAGGCCGCTTCGGCCCCGCCGCCGCGCCCCGCCCCCGCCGCCGGGGGCCGCCGCCGATCCCGCCGGCTTCCCGGGCGTGCGGCTGTCGCTGGTGGACGACCTGGAGGCCGCGGCCCGCTTCTTCCAGCTCTCGCGCAACGGCGCCGGCCATGCCGCGGACGCGCCGATCCAGGTGCTGGCGCTCTCGGGCGGCGGCGCGGGCGGGGCGTTCGGCGCCGGAGCGCTGGTGGGCCTGACCCGCTCGGGCGAGCGGCCGACCTTCGACCTCGTGACGGGGGTCAGCACCGGGGCACTGATCGCGCCCTTCGCCTTCCTCGGCCCCGACTGGGACGCGCGGCTGGCGGACGCCTACACCGGCGGATACGCGGCCGAGATGCTGGGGCTGGCCGCCGTCCGGCCCGGCCCCAGCCTCTATCCGGCCGAGCGGCTGGCGGGCCTGGTCGCCCGCTACGTGGACGAGGCGCTGCTGGCGGCGGTGGCCGAGGCCCACCGCGGCGGCCGGCGGCTGCTGGCGGCCACGGCGAACCTGGACGCCCAGACGACCTGCATCTGGGACCTGGGCGCCATCGCCGCCCGCGGCGGGCCCGAGGCGCTGGCCCTGTTCGCCGATGTGCTGGTGGCCTCGGCCAGCGTGCCCGGCGTCTTCCCGCCCAAGCTGATCCGGGTGGAGAGCGGCGGCGAGACCTATGAGGAGATGCACGTCGACGGCGGGGCGATCAGCCCCCTCTTCGTGGTCCCCGAGCCGCTGATCCTGAGGAAGGCGCAGAACCGTCCCCTGGCCCGGGCCGAGGTCTATGTGCTGATCAACACCGCCCTGGATCCCTCCCCCCGGCCCACGCCGCTGGGGGTGGTGCCGGTGCTGGTGCGCAGCTTCGAGCTGATGCTGCGCTCGACCTATCGCGGGGCGCTGCGCTCGGTGGCCGCGTTCTGCGAGCTGAACGGCTTTCTCCTGCACAGCGCCTGGATCCCGGCCGACTGGGACGGGGCCAACATGCTGCGCTTCGACCGCGAGGCGATGTCGCGGATGTTCGCCCACGGCGCGGAGATGGCGCAGCAGGGCCGCCTCTGGCGGGAGGACTAG